The Methanobacterium lacus genome includes a region encoding these proteins:
- a CDS encoding TetR/AcrR family transcriptional regulator, translating into MTNKTEQKIMDAALEIFAKNGFKSSTTKAIAEKSGFTEMTLFRKFSTKKNLYEMVLNQNVKLMLEDFNKNVFNGKKYENVKDFIANFIIQTQQVMMNNFEVFYISLNEENKSMEKLMAEQTNAAGNYLKQHIKNPEIDYDTLGISIISFVYIVNLENYHNRKASFGKSAESVVENFIEMIYCMVK; encoded by the coding sequence ATGACGAACAAGACTGAACAGAAAATTATGGATGCTGCTCTTGAAATATTCGCAAAGAACGGATTTAAATCCTCAACTACCAAAGCAATTGCAGAAAAATCAGGTTTTACAGAGATGACCTTATTTAGAAAGTTTAGTACGAAAAAAAATCTCTATGAAATGGTTTTGAATCAAAACGTTAAATTGATGCTAGAGGATTTCAATAAAAACGTCTTTAATGGTAAAAAATATGAAAATGTTAAAGATTTCATTGCCAATTTCATAATACAAACACAACAAGTGATGATGAACAACTTCGAAGTGTTTTACATATCTTTAAACGAAGAAAATAAGTCCATGGAAAAGCTGATGGCTGAACAAACTAATGCTGCAGGAAATTATCTAAAACAACATATTAAAAATCCTGAAATTGATTATGATACTTTAGGAATTTCCATTATTTCATTCGTGTACATTGTAAACCTTGAAAATTACCACAACAGAAAAGCTTCGTTTGGAAAGTCAGCTGAGTCTGTGGTTGAAAATTTCATAGAAATGATATACTGCATGGTCAAATAG
- a CDS encoding TetR/AcrR family transcriptional regulator produces the protein MNEKKQLLLNAALKLFVEKGFHGTSTSEIAKTAGVATGTLFHHFKTKQELINSLYLYTKEQLLIAITIDYQDSEQFKSNLKRLWLNFTHFGIEKSDMYQFIIIFHSSPYITSLTKEQAETRFDDLLTFYRKGIENQEIKTVKDEMMVEFFLGTIFSTVNYFTKHPERLNEKNMNLSFELFWDGISK, from the coding sequence TTGAATGAGAAAAAGCAACTATTACTAAATGCAGCACTCAAACTCTTTGTTGAAAAGGGGTTTCATGGAACTTCAACATCAGAAATAGCAAAAACAGCAGGGGTTGCAACAGGAACACTTTTTCACCACTTTAAAACTAAACAGGAACTTATAAACAGCCTTTACCTCTACACCAAAGAGCAGCTTCTAATTGCAATAACCATAGATTATCAAGATTCAGAACAATTTAAATCTAACCTAAAACGGCTGTGGCTCAACTTCACACACTTTGGAATCGAAAAATCGGACATGTACCAGTTTATAATCATTTTTCACAGCTCACCTTACATAACATCACTAACCAAGGAACAGGCAGAAACCAGGTTCGATGACTTACTGACCTTTTACAGGAAGGGAATAGAAAACCAAGAAATTAAAACTGTGAAGGACGAGATGATGGTGGAATTCTTTTTGGGCACAATATTTTCCACTGTGAACTACTTCACTAAACATCCAGAAAGGTTGAATGAAAAAAACATGAACCTATCATTCGAACTCTTCTGGGACGGTATATCCAAATGA
- a CDS encoding ion channel, translating into MGKAGAVGDKKILGKKVGSTGAIEEPMIQRRDLLNKLSNVKDVIIILWMLADIILLTLTYFVDLSNIYLFIVVFDTGLCAVLIVEFSYNLYQKENKLAYLREDWKGVIVDILAMFPYELITFGSYGFIRLLRLVRIFALFGKGRRNIFNFVEKTHLNYILFTLILIVAASTIAVLVLESSPTGEIHTPLDALWYVVSTVTTVGYGDIVPVSPGGKALGIILMIVGVGFFSLLTATLSSYFMRDMESEEKELKEQVESLENSINEMKSEIAEFKELLKKNR; encoded by the coding sequence GTGGGCAAAGCTGGGGCAGTGGGAGATAAGAAAATTTTAGGTAAAAAAGTGGGATCAACAGGGGCGATTGAAGAACCTATGATTCAAAGGAGAGACTTGCTTAATAAACTCTCCAATGTCAAGGATGTTATAATCATTCTTTGGATGCTTGCAGATATCATCCTTTTAACACTGACTTATTTTGTTGATTTATCTAACATATACTTGTTTATAGTTGTTTTTGACACTGGTCTTTGTGCTGTGTTAATTGTTGAATTCAGTTACAATCTGTATCAAAAGGAAAACAAATTAGCTTACCTGCGTGAGGATTGGAAGGGTGTTATTGTTGATATACTTGCCATGTTCCCATATGAACTCATAACCTTTGGTTCGTACGGTTTTATAAGACTTTTAAGGTTAGTTAGGATATTTGCACTTTTTGGGAAGGGAAGAAGGAATATATTCAATTTTGTTGAAAAAACCCATTTAAATTACATTCTTTTCACACTGATACTCATTGTTGCAGCCTCTACCATTGCTGTTTTGGTGTTGGAAAGTAGTCCGACAGGTGAGATTCACACCCCTTTAGATGCTCTTTGGTACGTTGTATCTACAGTTACAACTGTGGGATACGGTGACATAGTCCCGGTATCTCCAGGTGGAAAGGCACTGGGTATTATTTTGATGATAGTTGGTGTTGGATTTTTCAGTCTTTTAACAGCTACCCTGTCATCCTACTTCATGAGAGATATGGAATCTGAAGAAAAAGAACTGAAAGAACAAGTTGAAAGTCTTGAAAATTCTATAAATGAAATGAAATCAGAAATTGCAGAGTTTAAGGAACTTTTAAAAAAAAATAGGTGA
- a CDS encoding pseudomurein-binding repeat-containing protein, with product MVKCNDCGYDNDLNASYCENCGKKINGFSNGNYDVEKTETGFSNLTKVLIAVCIVLIVGVGITAGYLIKNNQQTPAVAVNGSNSNSTGTPVSKADGFPVSEAPNLGYQIMKNNGTISSVTYNGVTLDKNQCLYILAKAVVMLNAGQTGNIPINSYGSAANPAGTVTSATIIKSDYVDIASRTVTWMDNYKNAPNYVGITNPGQPDLSPDTTLNMFAKVLSDYKATGQLPSSVSIP from the coding sequence TTGGTTAAATGTAATGATTGTGGTTATGATAACGATTTAAATGCATCTTACTGTGAAAATTGTGGAAAAAAGATCAATGGTTTTTCTAATGGAAATTATGATGTTGAAAAGACTGAAACAGGCTTCAGCAACCTTACAAAGGTTTTAATAGCAGTGTGTATTGTGTTGATTGTAGGTGTGGGAATCACAGCAGGTTACCTCATAAAAAATAATCAGCAAACCCCTGCAGTAGCAGTTAATGGATCAAATTCAAATTCAACCGGCACTCCTGTCTCAAAGGCTGATGGTTTTCCAGTGTCTGAAGCACCCAATCTGGGTTACCAGATCATGAAAAACAACGGTACCATTTCGAGCGTTACCTACAACGGAGTAACTCTAGACAAGAACCAGTGCCTTTACATACTTGCAAAGGCAGTTGTTATGTTAAATGCAGGTCAAACAGGCAATATACCAATAAATTCCTATGGCAGTGCAGCTAATCCTGCAGGAACTGTTACATCCGCGACCATCATAAAATCTGACTACGTGGACATAGCTTCAAGAACAGTTACATGGATGGATAACTACAAAAACGCTCCTAACTACGTGGGCATAACCAATCCAGGCCAACCTGATCTCTCACCAGACACCACACTCAACATGTTTGCAAAGGTACTCTCAGATTACAAAGCCACAGGACAGCTTCCATCATCGGTATCAATACCCTAA
- a CDS encoding winged helix-turn-helix domain-containing protein has protein sequence MKHLEKLLWWLLTGKRGGTNRARIIEKLRERPYNPHQLSKELNLDYKTIRHHIKILRDNNIIKATGDSYSKLYFLTDAMEENYEVFQEIWDNYIEK, from the coding sequence ATGAAACATCTTGAAAAATTGCTCTGGTGGTTGTTAACTGGTAAAAGGGGAGGAACCAATCGTGCCAGAATAATCGAAAAACTCAGAGAAAGACCTTATAATCCTCATCAGCTTTCAAAGGAGTTAAATCTTGATTATAAAACCATCAGGCATCATATAAAAATTTTACGCGATAACAACATAATTAAAGCTACAGGAGATTCATACAGCAAATTATATTTCCTAACAGATGCCATGGAAGAAAATTATGAGGTTTTCCAGGAAATATGGGATAACTACATCGAAAAATAA
- a CDS encoding aldo/keto reductase translates to MQYRKIEKNGDQLSVLGYGAMRLPTKNGRTDEKRAIEQIRYAIDHGVNYLDTAIMYMNEPLVGRALRDGYREKVKLATKLPPWTVNKEEDLRSTFKVQLENFKISYIDYYMLHGLNRANWNKMLEFNALEFLDEIKKQEKILNAGFSFHGDIDTFKEIIDAYDWDFCMIQYNFLDEKNQAGTEGLEYAASKDIPVIVMEPFRGGNLARNVPEEIQAIWDEAEVKRSPAEWSLRWVLNHPEVTCVLSGMNEEEHIKENIRIADEALPNSLTEDELKLIERVADKYRELMETGCTGCRYCMPCPKGVDIAKCFEVYDSAKLFNTGNIQSKVMYAAGLGVMNDGKPGFASKCTKCGKCEKHCPQELPIMDLLDDVSNEMEGPLTKIIPPIFKAFLSIQSYRNNRKAKNLE, encoded by the coding sequence ATGCAGTACAGAAAAATAGAGAAGAATGGAGATCAGTTATCGGTACTTGGATACGGTGCAATGAGACTGCCGACAAAAAATGGTAGAACTGATGAGAAACGTGCAATTGAACAGATAAGATACGCCATTGACCATGGGGTGAATTATCTAGATACGGCCATAATGTACATGAACGAACCACTAGTTGGAAGAGCATTGAGGGATGGTTACAGGGAAAAGGTAAAACTCGCAACCAAACTTCCACCATGGACAGTTAACAAAGAGGAAGATCTTAGAAGCACATTCAAGGTACAGCTTGAAAACTTTAAAATATCCTACATAGATTACTACATGCTCCATGGATTAAACAGGGCAAATTGGAACAAAATGTTAGAGTTCAATGCCCTGGAATTTCTCGATGAAATTAAGAAGCAGGAAAAAATATTGAATGCAGGCTTTTCATTCCACGGAGATATAGACACATTTAAGGAAATTATAGATGCATACGACTGGGATTTCTGCATGATTCAATACAATTTTCTAGATGAAAAAAATCAGGCAGGAACCGAGGGTTTAGAATACGCAGCGTCCAAGGATATTCCTGTAATTGTAATGGAACCCTTTAGGGGAGGTAACCTGGCAAGGAATGTTCCAGAGGAAATTCAGGCAATATGGGACGAAGCAGAAGTTAAAAGAAGTCCTGCAGAATGGTCCCTCAGATGGGTGCTTAACCATCCCGAAGTTACCTGTGTACTTTCAGGTATGAACGAAGAAGAGCATATCAAAGAAAATATCAGAATAGCAGATGAAGCCCTTCCAAATTCACTCACAGAAGACGAACTCAAACTAATTGAAAGGGTGGCTGACAAGTATCGAGAACTCATGGAAACAGGATGTACCGGTTGCAGGTACTGTATGCCGTGTCCAAAGGGAGTGGACATAGCCAAATGCTTTGAAGTCTACGATTCAGCTAAACTATTCAACACAGGAAATATTCAGTCAAAGGTAATGTACGCTGCAGGTTTAGGAGTGATGAACGATGGAAAGCCCGGATTCGCATCTAAATGTACAAAATGTGGAAAATGTGAGAAGCACTGTCCACAGGAACTTCCAATCATGGATCTCCTCGATGATGTTTCAAATGAAATGGAAGGACCACTAACCAAGATAATACCGCCAATATTTAAGGCATTCCTATCCATCCAAAGTTATAGAAATAATAGGAAGGCCAAAAATTTAGAGTAA
- a CDS encoding undecaprenyl-diphosphatase gives MIEQLNFAVFHLINQYAGMNQFLDTFMVLIAKYMPLLVVVGMIILWMFKGRKTRDIILYGFYAALIGLIVNYLIGFVYYHPRPFVIPVGTLLFSYPADSSFPSDHSTIIFSMALMLAYFKRTRFPGLLFLVLGIIGGTARVFAGVHFPLDIVGSLVVSGISVLLVLKLRTKLNPLNDFINVVYNKIPMVSSEVVK, from the coding sequence ATGATTGAACAGTTAAACTTTGCAGTGTTTCATTTAATAAATCAGTACGCAGGAATGAATCAATTTCTTGATACTTTCATGGTTCTGATTGCCAAGTACATGCCATTGTTAGTTGTGGTAGGTATGATAATTTTATGGATGTTTAAAGGAAGAAAAACTCGTGATATAATTCTTTACGGATTTTACGCCGCTTTAATTGGTTTAATAGTTAATTATTTAATAGGTTTTGTTTACTATCATCCAAGACCCTTCGTTATTCCAGTTGGAACGCTACTTTTCAGCTACCCTGCTGATTCTTCTTTTCCATCTGATCATTCCACCATCATATTCTCCATGGCCTTGATGCTTGCCTACTTTAAAAGAACAAGATTTCCGGGTTTATTATTTTTAGTGCTGGGAATTATTGGTGGAACTGCCAGGGTCTTTGCAGGGGTTCATTTCCCACTGGATATAGTTGGTTCCTTGGTTGTGTCAGGAATTAGTGTTTTATTGGTACTCAAGCTTAGAACAAAGTTAAACCCATTAAACGATTTTATCAATGTAGTTTACAATAAAATACCAATGGTAAGTTCGGAGGTGGTTAAGTGA